The following is a genomic window from Sphingobacterium spiritivorum.
ACGGCCTCCAATCTTTGGCTCATCATAATCTTTTAACTTCTCCCGTTCCAGTTTGGGTTGCTTCTGGTTATAGATATATTGTGTCCAGACCGAATAAATGTTGTTTGTAACCTCAGTCGTTCCTACCCATTTCATATTTGGCCGAACCTGGTTTACGTGTCCAAATTCATGTGCTACACCCCATGAATTTTTTCTGAGCCCTGCCACACTGGCCACATCTTTCATGGTATTGTTATGAAAAGCTGCCCCAATACCATCTGCGTGCATAAATCCTTTCCATATAACACGGCCAAACATTCTGTTTTTCGGAATACGGTTTGTTTGCTTAAGTCCCATCAGCTCATGTTGTATACCGATAATGGAGTCATATAGCTTAACCAGTTCAACACCCTGATGAGCAGCACTGGTTTGCAGGGATTGAACGGCATAAGCCAGTTGCACCTGTTTACCGACGATGTCCAGTACAGGGGCTGTTGCATTTGCCAGCAAGTTGTCCCAGTCTTTATTCGTGTGTTTGCTGATATCAAAGACGCCATTCACTTTTCCGGAAAGGATATGTATTTTCACCTTGTTGTTGCCGGCCTTGTCAGGAGTAAAATATTGAATATAGGAATTCCCCTTATTTTCTATTTTAAAGGCATTATACCCTTGCGTTAAGGGGTAATCTTTTTGTTTAAATTCATCATCATCCCAGTTGGTTACACGCAATGAAAGCTGTGTGGCATTTGTTTTTTCGACCCATAAAATGGCTGAATCTCCTTCCGAAAAATATATGCCTGTCGGATTTTCATATTGGGAGTAGGGACTCGTTTTAAGTTTCTTTGCTAATGTCTGGGGAGATTCGTAATTGCTATATTCACGGTAGCGTTTATCCAGAGGATAGTTTTTATTATACAATTGGGTAGCTACATTTTTAAGTGTAGGATTCTGAATCAGATCGATCTGTTTTTCGCTGATATTCTTTTTGAGAGTGGTCAAAGAAGCATCTTTGAAAAGATCTGCTGTTCTGTTCTGTGCATAAGCGATACTGATCAGGGAAAGGCAAGTAATAAGTAGTCTTCTCATAATAGGTTTTGGAACTTTGAAAACCAAATATATCTAATCTGTTTTCAATTTATGCAGTCTGTTGCTGATCAATCGATTGCACTATTTTATCCTCCTGAAGAAAAGTATACGGAGAGGGTAGCCTTCTATAAAAAGTAGTGTTCCAATACGGACAGTAGCGCCGGAATACCCGGATTTCTGTTTTTTGGATTCCATATTAACGACAGTTGACTACGTTGCGGAATATCCTGCAGATCAATAAAATTGACAGATACATCGTAGCCAATCCTTAGAGAGCTGGGGACTATGGCTACCCCCATACCTTTTTCAACTAATTTGAATATACTAAGTGCATTAACTGTTTTGTGATGCACATTGGGCACGAATCCATGATCTCCGAATATGCTCATTACCAATTCATAATAGGCATTGCTGTAATCTCTCGAAAATAAAATGAAAGCTTCGTTTCGGAACTGCTGCAGGGAGTGGAAGTTGTCTTGCTGAATAGGATAGTTTTTGGGAATAACCAGTGAAAAAGGTTCCTCTGTGATTTTTTTGAGCACTAGTCCGCTGCTGGGAGTGTCCATCCGAACAAAACCAAAATCAAGTTTATTATGCAGCAGGTATTCAACCTGTGTATTATTGGGGAGCTCATTCATGGCAACTTCAATCAAAGGGTGTTCCTGATCCAGCTGATAAAGCAAATCAGGCATAATACTCTGGGCGGCTGATCCGATAAAACCAATGGATAGTTCTGTGATCTTGCCTTCAGCTCTTTTTTTGATCTGGGTTTTGATATTATCCAGTTGATTGAGCAGAATATCAACCTCTGACTTGAGATATTGACCTGCATTTGTCAGTTGTACCGATCGTTTTCCTCTTTCAAATAAAACGGCACCA
Proteins encoded in this region:
- a CDS encoding LysR family transcriptional regulator produces the protein MSNQIELRHLIYFRTLAEELHFRKAAERLFISQPGLTRQIKQMEEIYGAVLFERGKRSVQLTNAGQYLKSEVDILLNQLDNIKTQIKKRAEGKITELSIGFIGSAAQSIMPDLLYQLDQEHPLIEVAMNELPNNTQVEYLLHNKLDFGFVRMDTPSSGLVLKKITEEPFSLVIPKNYPIQQDNFHSLQQFRNEAFILFSRDYSNAYYELVMSIFGDHGFVPNVHHKTVNALSIFKLVEKGMGVAIVPSSLRIGYDVSVNFIDLQDIPQRSQLSLIWNPKNRNPGIPALLSVLEHYFL
- a CDS encoding M60 family metallopeptidase, which codes for MRRLLITCLSLISIAYAQNRTADLFKDASLTTLKKNISEKQIDLIQNPTLKNVATQLYNKNYPLDKRYREYSNYESPQTLAKKLKTSPYSQYENPTGIYFSEGDSAILWVEKTNATQLSLRVTNWDDDEFKQKDYPLTQGYNAFKIENKGNSYIQYFTPDKAGNNKVKIHILSGKVNGVFDISKHTNKDWDNLLANATAPVLDIVGKQVQLAYAVQSLQTSAAHQGVELVKLYDSIIGIQHELMGLKQTNRIPKNRMFGRVIWKGFMHADGIGAAFHNNTMKDVASVAGLRKNSWGVAHEFGHVNQVRPNMKWVGTTEVTNNIYSVWTQYIYNQKQPKLEREKLKDYDEPKIGGRITAYMESAFIHRQPWLTQAGPDRWDRERPRDWGGDHFVKLVPLWQLQLYFNVAGEGNAWKNKNFYGDIFTKAINTTKVKDKPDAYYQLEFIKNACDAAKLDLTDFFEQSGLLIPIDLWVDDYTCAQMTITPNDIQQVKTYAAKYPKPNTPVLHYITANSVQAYKNKLAVSGTKGSGYTKENKKIIVDNNKWQNAVAFETFAGDKLVKIAFVGAGSADATQTIVHMPEGTTAVKAVSWDGKRTDVL